A region from the Phaenicophaeus curvirostris isolate KB17595 chromosome 3, BPBGC_Pcur_1.0, whole genome shotgun sequence genome encodes:
- the MSANTD3 gene encoding myb/SANT-like DNA-binding domain-containing protein 3 isoform X1, whose protein sequence is MQNEIIKPAKYFSEVEKSVLLALVEKYKYVLECKKSDARTIALKQRTWQALAHEYNSQPSVSLRDFKQLKKCWENIKARTKKIMAHERREKVKRSISPLINTHIIGKEKIASIMPEQMYFLQSPPEEDSEYQPDASSQESFVVSSRELCDEEKELVHFPVCEGTSQPEPSCSDVRIAADKNYRSKASQESALKKMHEEEHHQQMSILQLQLIQMNEVHVAKIQQIERECEMAEEEHRIKMEVLNKKKMYWERKLQTITKEWPVSSFNRPFPNSP, encoded by the exons ATGCAAAACGAAATAATAAAGCCTGCTAAATACTTCTCGGAAGTGGAGAAGAGTGTGCTGCTTGCATTGgttgaaaaatacaaatatgtgCTTGAATGTAAAAAAAGTGATGCAAGAACTATTGCTCTGAAACAACGTACCTGGCAAGCACTAGCTCATGAATATAATTCACAGCCCAGTGTATCGCTGCGAGACTTCAAGCAGTTAAAGAAATGCTGGGAAAATATCAAGGCACGGACAAAAAAGATAATGGCACATGAAAGGCGGGAGAAGGTAAAAAGAAGTATTAGTCCACTTATAAATACTCACATCATAGGGAAAGAGAAGATTGCCAGCATAATGCCTGAGCAAATGTACTTTTTGCAGAGCCCACCAGAAGAAGATTCTGAATATCAGCCTGATGCTTCTAGTCAAG AGTCATTTGTTGTCTCAAGTAGAGAACTCTGTGATGAAGAGAAAGAACTGGTACATTTTCCAGTATGTGAAGGTACCTCCCAACCTGAGCCTTCGTGTTCTGATGTCAGAATAGCAGCAGATAAGAACTACAGAAGTAAAGCATCTCAGGAAAGCGCTCTGAAAAAGATGCATGAGGAAGAACATCATCAGCAAATGTCAATTTTGCAATTGCAGTTAATCCAAATGAATGAAGTTCACGTggcaaaaatacagcaaatagaAAGAGAGTGCGAGATGGCTGAAGAGGAACACAGGATAAAAATGGAAGtgctgaataaaaagaaaatgtattggGAGAGAAAACTGCAGACCATCACAAAAGAATGGCCTGTATCGTCCTTTAACAGACCCTTTCCTAATTCACCGTAG
- the MSANTD3 gene encoding myb/SANT-like DNA-binding domain-containing protein 3 isoform X2 yields the protein MQNEIIKPAKYFSEVEKSVLLALVEKYKYVLECKKSDARTIALKQRTWQALAHEYNSQPSVSLRDFKQLKKCWENIKARTKKIMAHERREKSPPEEDSEYQPDASSQESFVVSSRELCDEEKELVHFPVCEGTSQPEPSCSDVRIAADKNYRSKASQESALKKMHEEEHHQQMSILQLQLIQMNEVHVAKIQQIERECEMAEEEHRIKMEVLNKKKMYWERKLQTITKEWPVSSFNRPFPNSP from the exons ATGCAAAACGAAATAATAAAGCCTGCTAAATACTTCTCGGAAGTGGAGAAGAGTGTGCTGCTTGCATTGgttgaaaaatacaaatatgtgCTTGAATGTAAAAAAAGTGATGCAAGAACTATTGCTCTGAAACAACGTACCTGGCAAGCACTAGCTCATGAATATAATTCACAGCCCAGTGTATCGCTGCGAGACTTCAAGCAGTTAAAGAAATGCTGGGAAAATATCAAGGCACGGACAAAAAAGATAATGGCACATGAAAGGCGGGAGAAG AGCCCACCAGAAGAAGATTCTGAATATCAGCCTGATGCTTCTAGTCAAG AGTCATTTGTTGTCTCAAGTAGAGAACTCTGTGATGAAGAGAAAGAACTGGTACATTTTCCAGTATGTGAAGGTACCTCCCAACCTGAGCCTTCGTGTTCTGATGTCAGAATAGCAGCAGATAAGAACTACAGAAGTAAAGCATCTCAGGAAAGCGCTCTGAAAAAGATGCATGAGGAAGAACATCATCAGCAAATGTCAATTTTGCAATTGCAGTTAATCCAAATGAATGAAGTTCACGTggcaaaaatacagcaaatagaAAGAGAGTGCGAGATGGCTGAAGAGGAACACAGGATAAAAATGGAAGtgctgaataaaaagaaaatgtattggGAGAGAAAACTGCAGACCATCACAAAAGAATGGCCTGTATCGTCCTTTAACAGACCCTTTCCTAATTCACCGTAG